AGACTCATAATTACCAAGATCTAACAAACCATGTCCACTTAAATTAAATACAATTACTCTCTTTTCCTTCTCAGCTTTAGCTTTCAAAGCTTCATCTATTACAGCTTTTATTGCATGAGCAGACTCTGGGGCTGGAACAATCCCTTGAGTTTTCATAAATATCTTTGCAGCTTCATAAATTTCCTCCTCTTTATATTCTCTCCATTCCACAATTTTTTCCTTGATGAGTAAACTTAAGCTAGGTGCAACACCATGATATCTTAAACCTCCGGCATAAATAGGTGGTGGAACATAATCTTTCCCTAAAGTTATCATCTTCACTAGAGGTAATAATCCAGCAGTATCTGGATAATCGTATTCATATCTACCAGTACTGAACTTAGGAATTTCAGCTGCACCTACAGCAATAAACTTCTTTCCTTTTTTAGCTCCTATAAATGGATAACTAAATCCTCCGAAGTTACTTCCACCACCTACACAGCCAATTAATATATCTGGTTCTTCTCCTATTTCGTCTAATTGTGCTATTGTTTCCATTCCTATAACAGACTGATGTAATAAAACTACATCTAGAACACTGCCAACTAAATACCTGTAATTATGATCTAATGCGTACTCAATAGCTTCACTCATTGCTATTCCTAATGAACCCGGATGATTAGGATTCTCCTTAAGTATTTTCCTTCCAAATTCAGTTAAGTCAGTAGGACTTGCGTACACTTCTCCCCCATAAAGCTCCATTATTGTCCTTCTCAATGGCTTTTGTTCAAAACTTACTCTTACCATAAATATTGTTGAAGCTAAATCATACATTGATGCAGCCAATGCAACGGCAGTTCCCCATTGTCCTGCACCAGTTTCAGTAACTACATGAGAAATTCCTTCTTCAGCTGCAAAGTACGCTTGAGGTATTGCTGTATTTATCTTATGAGAGCCAGTTGGTGTAGCACCTTCATATTTAAAGT
The nucleotide sequence above comes from Sulfurisphaera javensis. Encoded proteins:
- a CDS encoding TrpB-like pyridoxal phosphate-dependent enzyme, whose product is MVNSDLLPKYWYNIIPDLPKPLPPPRDPPDAEFSRIGLLKKILPKEVLRQQFTIERFIKIPEEVRDRYAVIGRPTPLMRAKRLEEYLDTPAKIYFKYEGATPTGSHKINTAIPQAYFAAEEGISHVVTETGAGQWGTAVALAASMYDLASTIFMVRVSFEQKPLRRTIMELYGGEVYASPTDLTEFGRKILKENPNHPGSLGIAMSEAIEYALDHNYRYLVGSVLDVVLLHQSVIGMETIAQLDEIGEEPDILIGCVGGGSNFGGFSYPFIGAKKGKKFIAVGAAEIPKFSTGRYEYDYPDTAGLLPLVKMITLGKDYVPPPIYAGGLRYHGVAPSLSLLIKEKIVEWREYKEEEIYEAAKIFMKTQGIVPAPESAHAIKAVIDEALKAKAEKEKRVIVFNLSGHGLLDLGNYESIRKRVEK